The following nucleotide sequence is from Trueperaceae bacterium.
CGCGGGCCGCGCGGGGTGCGGGCGCCGCCTGACGCGCAGCCGCCGTCAGGCCTGCGCCGCGGCGGCCTCCTCGTCGAGCGCGGTGAGGAGCCGGTCGACGTCCCCGGCGTCGGAGTAGTGCAGGAGGCTGGCGCGCACCACGCCGTCGGGCCGGTTCAGGTGCACGCGGGCGAGGCGTTCGGCGTAGGCGTGCCCGGCGGTCACGGCGATCGACCGACGCCCGAGGCGGGCAGCGACGTCCGCCGCGTCGGCCCACGGCACCGTGAAGGCGACCGTCGCCGTCCGGCCGTCGACGCCGGGCCGCCCGACCCGCACCGCCCCGCGTGCGTCGAGCCCCTCGAGAAGCCGCCCGCACAGGGCGGTCTCGTGCGCCTGAATCGCGGCGAACGCCGCCGCCCACCGCGCGCGGTCCGGAGCGTCCGCGGCCGCCCCCGCGAGCTCCCCGATCCACGCGAGGTGATCGAGCGCCGCCCCGAACGCCACGATCGCCTCGTGGTTCTGCGTGCCCGGCTCCCAGCGCAGCGGGCCGGCGGGGAGGAACGCCAACCCCCAATCGGCGAGCTCCGCCCGCCAGTCGGCGGCGATCCACAACGCCCCGAGGTGCGGTGCGACGACCTTGTAGGGACTGAACGCGACGGCGTCGGCGCCCCACGCCGCGGCGTCCGGGAGGCGGTGGGGGGCGTAGTGCACCGCGTCCACCACCAGGCGCGCGTCGCGCCCCTCGAGCCACGCGCCGACCTCGGCGACCGGCGCGTACGTCCCGATCAGGTTGCTGGCGGCGGTCATCGCCACGACCCGCACCCGCGCGTCCCAGAGCGCCGCGAGGTCGTCGAGATGCAGGGTGCCCTCGGCGTCGGGCGCCCACGTGCGGACCTCCACCCCGCGGCGCGCCAGACGCCGCCACGGATCGACGTTCGCGTGGTGATCGAGCCCCGTCACGATCACGACGTCGCCCGCCTCGAGGCCGTCGGCGACCGCTTCGGCGAGGAGGAACAGCAAGGTCGTCGCGTTCGCCCCGAACGCGACGCCGTCCGCGTCGCCGTGCACCCCGAGGAACGCCGCGGTGCGGGCCCGCACCGCCTCCTTCGCGTCCGTGACGCGCATCGAGGCGGGGTAGGCGCCGCCCTTGTTGACCTGCAGGGTCCGCATCGCGTCGTTCATCGCGTCCAGGACCCGTTCGGGAAGCTGCGCGCCGGAGGCGTTGTCGAGGAACGTGGTGTCGCCGCGCACGACGGCGGGGAACGCGGCGCGGACGGCGTCGAAGGGCACCTGCTGGGGTCGCGTCATGCACGGAGGGTACCCCGCGCGCTGGTAGCCTCCCCGCGAGGAGGTTCGCGATGTACGACGCCGAAGGCGAGCACGACGGAACGCCATGCCCGGCGTGCGGACGCACGGGCACGATCCGCTGGCACTTCGCGGAGGGCTTCGACGAGCTCGAGTGCCCCGCGTGCGGCTACCGAAGCGACGACGCCGACCTCATGGACTTGACGCGCGCCGCCCTGGACGTCCTCGAACGCGACGACGAGGAGACCGCGCCACCCCCGCGCGGTGACGCGTTGCGCGCCTGACCCGCGAGCGCTACGCTGCGGGCACGCGAAGCGTGGAAGGAGCGGACATGGACCCCGCGCGCGACCCCACCCCCACCCTGGATCCGGACGTCACGGTCGACATGGTGCTCGGGAGCGACGACATCCTCCGCGGCCTGAAGCACTACCGGCGGATCGCGAAGCAGGACCTGCTGCGCGCCGACGCGACCGAGGACCCCGACGCGTTCCGGCGGCACGCCGAAGCGCGCCGCGAGGTGTACGCCGAGCTGGCCGACCTGGCGTCGGCCCACCCGCCGGAGGCGGTCGCGAAGGCGGCGCTCGCGCGGTACGCGGCGTTGCCGTTCGTGACCGGCAGCGAGGCGCACGAACACGTCGCCGTGAAGGGCGCGGAGAACGCGCTCGAAAACTTCTTCCTGATGATCGGTCTCGCTCCGAAGGTCCGCCGCGAGGTACGCAGCCGGCGGCCGTCCACGCCACCCTCCGACGCGGACGCCTGACGCGGCGGCCGGGCGGCGGGGGCGTGGTAGAACGTCGCGCATGACGTTGGACGACGTCGCCCGCGCGGCGACCGAGAAACCCGCCGCCCTGCACGACCTCTCCGACCACGTGGTGTTCGGCGAAGGGCCCCCGGACGCCGACCTGATGATCGTGGGCGAAGCGCCCGGCGAGGACGAGGACCTGAGCGGTCGACCGTTCGTCGGCCGCGCCGGGCAACTGCTCGACAAGATCCTCGCCAGCGTCGACCTGGCCCGCGAAGAGGTGTACGTCACGAACCTCGTGAAGCGCCGACCGCCGGAGAACCGCAACCCGAGCCGCGAGGAGATCGCGGCGTCCGCGCCGCTGCTCGTGGACCAGATCAAGGTGATTCGGCCGCGCCTGATCGCGCCGCTCGGGAACGTCCCCACCCGCTGGTTCCTCGAGACGCAGGAGGGCATCACGACCCTCCACGGCACCTGGCACGACTGGAACGGCCTGCGCGTCATGCCGCTCTACCACCCGGCCTACCTGCTGCGGAACCCGAGTCGCGAGAAGGGGGGCGCGAAGTGGCGGATGTGGGAGGCGATGCAGACCCTCGTCGCCGCGCTCCGCACCCTGCCGGACGCCCGCGACCCCGTCGCGATCGACACCGCGAAACAACCGGAGTTGTTCTGAGGTGGCCGACCCCCGCTTCATCGGGCTCGTCCACAGCCTCCTCAGCTCCGCGCAGGCGGCGGTCGGGGAGCCCCACAGCCCCATGCACCGCCACCTCGAGCGCGACGGCGTGCACGCCCGCCGCACCGCGACGCGGAGCCTCGGCCTGCTCGAGCTGCTCGCGGAGAAGACGGCGGGCAACCTCGACGAGACCGAACGCGCGGCGTTGCACGATGCGCTCACGCGCGTCCGGGAGGCGTTGGCCGCCGTCGACCCGGACGGCGCGACGCGCGACGGGGAGGTCGAACTGCCGACGATCCTGCCCGGGATCCGCGACGAATGACGCGCCCAAGCGCGCGCACGGGGGGCGGCCGGTGAGGGCGGTCGTGCAACGCGCACGCGACGCGTCGGTCGCGGTGGACGGCGTCCCGGTCGGCGCGATCGAGCGGGGCCTGGTGGTCCTGGTGGGCGTCGCACGGGGCGACGGCGACGAGGACGTCGCGAAGCTCGCGGCGAAGCTCGCGGGCCTGCGCATCTTCGACGACGACGCGGGCCGCATGAACCTCGACGTCGCCGCGGTCGGCGGAGCGGTGCTCCTCGTCAGCCAGTTCACGCTGCAGGCCGACACCCGCAGCGGGACGCGGCCCGGCTTCTCCCCCGCCGCGCCGCCCGAGGCGGCCGAACCCCTCTACGCGGCGCTCGCCGACGCCCTCCGGGCGCGCGGCCTCCCGGTGGAGACCGGGCGGTTCGGTGCGGCGATGGAGGTGCGCCTCGTGAACGAGGGGCCCGTGACGATCTGGCTCGATACGCGCGAGCGGATGGGGGCCCCCGCATGGACGTGACCTTCGCGCTGTTGAACGTCGCGACGCTGCCCTGGTGGGCGTCGATGCTGTTGTTCCCCCGCACCCCGGCGACCGTCCGGATGGTGACGTCGGTCTGGCCGTTCGTGGGGTTCGCCGCGGCGTACGCCGCGCTGCTCCTCGCGACCCTCGCGGGGGGCGGGGCGCCCGCCTCGCTGGAGGCGTCCGCCCTCGCCCGGACGCTGGCGAGCCCCGCGGGGTTCCTGACGGTCTGGGCGCACGTCCTGGCGCTCGACCTGTTCGCCGGCACGTGGATCTTTCGCGACGCGCGGTACTACGGGCGTCTGCCCCGCGTCGAGCTGCTGCTCACCTGGTTCGCGGGGCCGTTGGGCCTCGGGCTGTACCTGTGGCGGCGCCGCACCTGGCGTGGACCGGGCGGCGCTCGGGTGGTGAACTGAGCGGCGCCGCCGCTCAGCCCTCCGCCAGCGCCCGCCCCGTCGGCAGCGACGTCGCGCCCTCGAAGGCGTTGACCTCTTCGATGAAGCGCCGGAACAGGTAGTTCGCGTCGTGCGGTCCGGGGCTCGCCTCCGGGTGGTACTGGACGCTGAACACCGGGTAGCGGACGTGCGCCATGCCCTCGAGCGTCCCGTCGTTGAGGTTGAGGTGCGTCGCGCGGAACTGGTTCCCGGGGATCGTGTCGACGTCCACGGCGTAGTTGTGGTTCTGGCTGGTGATCTCCACCTCGCCCGTCACGACGTTCTTCACGGGCGTGTTGGCGCCGTGGTGCCCGTGCCGGAGCTTGTACGTCGTCCCACCGACCGCGAGGCCGAGGAGTTGGTGCCCCATGCAGATCCCGTAGGTCGGCACGAGCCCCAGCATCTGCCAGACGGTGTCGTGCGCGTACTTCGGGCCGTCGGGGTCGCCGGGCCCGTTGCTGAGCACGAGACCGTACGGGTCGAGCGCCATGATCTGGGCGGGCGTCGTCTGCGCCGGCACGACGATGACCTCCGCGCCGGCCTGCTCGAGCTTGTAGACGATCGAGTGCTTGATGCCGAAATCGATGACGACGACGCGGGGCGTCTCCCGGAACGAGGGGCGGGCGTACGGCAGCGGGGTGGTGACCTCCGGCGTCATGTCGCGCCCGTCGATGTCCTCGTGCGCCGCGGCGCGCGCGACGAGGGCGGCCGCCTCGTCGTCGTCGACCGCGCCGTGGTGGATGACGCCCTTCACGACCCCGCCGGTCCGCAGGCGGCGCGTCAGCGCGCGGGTGTCGATCCCCTCGATCCCGACGATGGCGTGCTGCTCCATGAAGCTCTGCAGGTCCTGGTGGGCGCGGTGGTTGCTGGCGGTCCGCGAGAACTCGCGGACGACGAACCCCCGCGCGAACGGGCGGTTGGACTCCATGTCGTACACCGACACCCCGTAGTTGCCGATGTGGGGGTACGTCATCGTCACGATCTGACCGTGGTAGCTCGGGTCGGTCAGGATCTCCTGGTACCCCGTCATGGAGGTGTTGAACACGATCTCGCCGACCGTGTCCCCCGGTACGCCGAAGGCGTACCCGCGGTACAGGGTGCCGTCCTCGAGGGCGAGGACGGCGGGGGGCTTGTTCAGCAGCGCCATGCCACCTCCTGAGGCGGCATGCTAGCACCCCGGCCCGAGGGCGCCGTGCCCCGCGGGACGAACCGCGCGCCGCGATTCGCTATGGTGCCGCCGGGAGGTGCCCCGTGTCCGACGCATCGGACGGCCTGGTGCTGCACCACGTCAGCGTGCACGGCCTCATCCGTGGTCACGATCTGGAACTGGGGCGCGACGCCGACACCGGCGGGCAGACGACGTACGTCGTCGAACTCGCTCGGGCGCTCGGCCGCCACGAACGCGTGGCGAAGGTCGTGCTGTTCACCCGCCTCGTCGACGACGAACGCGTCTCCGACGAGTACGCCGCCCCGCACGAGACGCTCGGGCCGGGCGCGTCGCTGGTCCGCATCCGGGCCGGCGGCGGCCGCTACCGCCGCAAGGAGACCCTCTGGCCACACCTCGACGCGTTCGTGGCCGGCCTGATGCGGTACTACCGGGAGACCGGCGAGACGCCCGACCTGATCCACGGCCACTACGCCGACGCGGGCTTCGTCGCCAAGGAGGTCGCCGCACGGCTCGGCGTGCCACTGATCTTCACGGGGCACAGCCTGGGGCGCAACAAACGCCGGGTGCTGCAGCGCGCCGGCGTCGACGACGACGCGATCGAGGCGCGCTACCACGTCCGCCACCGCGTCGAGGTCGAGGAGGACCTCCTGCGCAGCGCCGACCGGGTGGTCGCCAGCACCCGCCACGAGGTGGAGCACGGCTACGAACTCTACGAGGCGCACCAGCACGCCGACTACCTGGTGCTTCCACCCGGCACCGACGTCGAGCGGTTCTACCCCTGGACGTACGACGTCGACGAGTCGATCGACCCGGGACCGGAGATCGTCGAGGCGCGCGTCCGGATGCGCCGCGAGTTGGACCGCTTCCTGAGCGACCCCTCGAAGCCGCTCATCCTGGCGATCAGTCGGCCCGACAAACGCAAGAACATCGACGGGCTCGTCGACGCGTACGGCACGAACAAGGAGCTGCAGAGCCTCGCGAACCTGGCGATCTTCGCCGGCGTGCGCAAGGACATCGAAACGATGAGCGACAACGAGCGCGAGGTCCTCACCGACCTGCTTCTGCGCATGGACCGCTACGACCTGTACGGCAAGCTGGCGCTGCCGAAGCGCCACGATCCCGACACCGACATCCCGGTCCTCTACCGCCTCGCGGCCCAAACGCGGGGCGTGTTCATCAACCCCGCCCTCGTCGAGAACTTCGGCATCACGCTGATCGAGGCGTCCGCGTCCGGCCTTCCGGTGGTCTCCACCGATCACGGCGGCCCGAAGGAGATCCTGGCGCACTGCGCGTCCGGTCTGCTCGTCGACGCGCGCGACACCGAAGCGATCCAGCGGGCGCTCACGTCGATCCTCGTCGACGAGGAGGCCTGGGACCGCTACAGCCGCGCGGGCGTGGAGGGGGTGCGCGAGCACTACAGTTGGCGGGCGCACGTCTCGACCTACCTCGACGCCGTCGCTCCGCTCGCCGACGCGCCGCCCGAGGTGCCGTGGCGCGGCGCGGTCGGTCGCGACCTGCTGGCCGCCGACGCGCTGCTCGTGAGCGACATCGACGGCACCCTGATCGGTGGGGACGACGACGCCGCCGCCCTCGCCGAGCTCACCGACGCGCTCGCGGCGAACGGCGTCGCCTTCGCGGTCGCGTCGGGACGCCGCCTCGAGCTCGTGGAGGCCGCGATCGCCGACGGCCTCCCCGACCCGCTCGCGCTCGTCACGGACGTCGGCAGCGACGTGTTCTACGGCCCCGAGCGACGACCCGACCCGGGCTACCGGCGGCGGATCACCCGGGATTGGGACGCGGACGCGGTCCGCGCCGCCCTGCTCGAGGACGGCCTGACGCCGCAGGAGGACGCCGCGCAGACGCCGCGCAAGGTCAGTTTCCTGCTGGACGACCCAGGCCGCCTGCCCGAGGTGCGCGCCGCGCTCGACGCGCGCGGGCTGAAGGCGCGGTTGATCGCGTCGCACGGCGCGTACCTCGACGCCCTGCCCGAGCGGGCGGGGAAGGACGCCGCCGTGCGTTGGTTGGCGGAGACGTGGGGGTTCGATCCGAAACGGATCGTGGTGGCGGGCGACAGCGGCAACGACGAAGCGATGCTGAGCGCGAAAACGCCGGCGATCGTCGTCGGGAACCACCACGGGGAGCTCGCGCACCTGCGGGGCCGGCGCGGCATCCGCTTCGCCCGCGCGACGCACGCCGCCGGCGTCCTCGAGGGGTTGCGGGCGCTCGGCTTCGTGCGCTGACGCCGCGTCAGGCGGGCAGGGTGGCGTCCGTCGCGACCGTGTGCGGCGCGACGCGCGCGCCGGGCGCCACGGTGCAGCCGGCGAGGTACGCCCCCGCCCCGACGTGCGCGCCCGCCCCGACGCGCGTCCCGCGCTCCAGCACGACGCCGGGCTCCAGCACCACGTCGGGCGCCAACGCGACGTCGTCGTGCAGGAACGTCGTGCCGGGCGCCCGGAAGGTGACGCCGGCCGTCATCCAGCGCCGCGCGAGGCGCGCTTGGGCGATCGCTTCGAGGCGCGCGAGGTCGCGCCGGTCGTTGGCGGCCGCCGCGTCGTCGGGATCGGCGAGCGGGGCGGCGCGGACCGGCGCGCCGTCCGCGACGCTGGCGGCGGCGAGGTCGGTCAGGTAGACCTCCCCCTGCGCGTTGTCCGCCCCGAGCGCCGCGAGGCGCGGCCACACGTCGGGCCCGAGCACGTAGGTGCCGGCGTTCGTCTCCCGCACGGCGCGGGTGGCGGCGTCCGCGTCGGCCTCCTCCACGATCCGCGCGACGCCGCCGTCGGCGTCCCGGACGATGCGCCCCAAGCCGCTCGGGTCGCTCGGAAACGCGGTCGCGACCGTCACGCCCGCCCCGGGCGCCGCGCCGCCGGCGTGGACGCGCGCGAGGTCGTCGAGGGTCTCGGGACGCACGAGCGGCCCGTCGCCGTTCAGGACGAACGTCGCGGCGCCCGCCTCGACGGCGTCCGCCACCGCGTCGCGCGCGGCGGCGAGGGCGTCCCCCGTCCCGCGGGGCTGGGCCTGCCGAACGAAGCGGACGTCCTCGTGCGCGAGGGCGGCCCGGACGTCCGCCTCGCCCGCCCCGACGACCACGACGACGTCGCCGACGCCGGCGCCGTGCGCGGCGCGGACGACGTGCCCGACCATCGCGCGGCCGGCCACCTCGTGCACGACCTTCGGGCGTTCGGAGCGCATGCGCGTCCCCTGCCCCGCGGCCAGGATCACCGCGACGGAGGCGCCCGCGATCACCGTTTCGCGCGCTGGGTCAGGCGTTCGCGGCGGGGGCCGGCGTCGGGATCCATCCGCACCAACGCGTACGCGGCGACGAGGATCAGGGGGACCGACACGAGCTGCGTGAGGGTGAACAGCCCGACGCCGGCCGACGCGTTCTCGACCACCGGCAGGAACAGCGGGTTGTCGCGGAACGGTTCCTCGATGACGCTGCGCAGCAGCGAGTAGCCGAGCACGAAGACCGCGAACACGAACCCGGGGGTGCGGCTGCGGCGGAACGCCCACGCCAACAGCGGGATCAACGCCACACCGACGAGGGCGCCGTAGATCGGCGTGAGGTGCACCATGCACGCCTCCCCCGCCGGGACGTTCGCGCAGACGGGCGGTGCGTACGCCCACAGGTCGTCCCCGAAGATCACGCGCCCGACCGCACCGAACGTTTCGGTGCCGCGTTCGGGCCACGCGACGCCGATCGGCCACTCCGTCAGGCGCCCCCCGGTGTCGGTCCCGTTCATGACGTTGCCGATCCGCCCCCCGATGATCCCGAACGCGCCGATCGGCGTCAGGACGTCCAGCACCGACCAGGGCCGAAGTCCGCGCCGGGGGCCCAGCACGAACACGGCGAGGGCGATGCCGATCACGCCCCCGTGGATGCTGATGCCGCCCTGCCAGATGGCGAACGCCGACGCCGGGTCGCCGCCGGGCCCGAAGAACGGCCCCGGGCTGGTGAGGACGAACACCAGGCGCGCGCCGACGAGGCCGGCGACGACGAGCCACGGCGCCAAATCGAGGAGGGCGTCGGCGTTCATGTCGCGGCGGCGCGCTTCGCGGAGGCTCCACGTCGAGCCGATCAGCACGCCCGCGACGATCAACAGCCCGTACCAACGCAGCGCCAGGGGCCCCAGTTCCAGGAGAATCGGATCCATCGAAACCTCGCTTCCGTCTCGCGGGCCCAAGCCTAGCCCACATCGAACCGCGACTCACGCCAGGGCCGGCACCATCACGACCGCCATCGCGACGAGCACGAGCGCCTTCGCGACGACGCCGCCGACCGTCCCGGCGAACGCGCCGATCCCGGCGCGGACGGCGTCGCGGCCCGAGCGCCCGGCGAGGACCTCCGCGGCGACCGCGCCGACCAGCGCGCCGACGAGGAACCCGAGGGGCGGGAACGCGAGCAGGCCGACGAGCGACCCGACGACGCCGCCCCAGAAGCCGGCGCGGCCCGCCCCCCCGAGCTTCGCGCCGACCGCGCCGGCGATCAGGTCGACGGCCTGCGCGACGACCGCCAACGCCGCCACCCACACGAGCGGCGCGACGCCGACGACCTCGAACCCGCGGATCCAGGCGGCGGCGAGCGCCCCGACGGCGACGAGCGGCACGCCGGGCAGGACGGGGAGGATCACGCCGGCCAACCCCACGAGGAGCGCGACGGCGAACACCGCGTACGCCAGAACGACCGCGGCGCTCACGCGTGCCAGCCGCCGGGGTCGCCGCGACCTTCGCCGCGCAGGACGTCCAGGGCGTGCGGTAGGACCGGAAGGACCGCCTCGAGCGACTCCCGCGCGCCCTTGACGCTGCCGGGGAGGTTCACGATCAACGTGCCGCCCCGGACGCCGACCACCGCGCGCGACAGGGCCGCCTTCGGGGTCGCCTGCATCCCGACGGCCCGCATGCGTTCGGCGAGGCCGGGCACCTCGCGGTCCAGCACGTCGCGGGTCGCTTCCGGCGTGCGGTCGCGGGCGGCGAGGCCGGTCCCGCCGATCGTGAGGACGAGGTCGGCGTCGCCGCCGTCGCACCACAACCGCAGGCGCGCCCGCAGGCGGGGGCGTTCGTCGGGCAGCAGTTCGTAGCCGACCTCCTCGAACGGTGCGCCGTCGAGGGCGGCGCGGACGGCGTCGGCGGCGGTGTCCTCCCGTTCGCCGGCCGCGCCCTTGTCGGAGAGGGTCAACAGGACCGTGCGGTACATCGACGGCCAGGGTACCCCGCGGCCGCGCCACGGTCCGCTGCGGTAGGGTGCGGCCGCGTTCCGCGGCGCGGCCCCGTCGAGGGGCGGGCGCCGGCGCCCGCGCCGCGTGCGCGGGACACCCCCTCCAGGAGGCATGCGGTGAAGATCCACGAGTACCAAGCGAAACGCCTGATGGCCGAGCGCGGCCTCGCGGTCCCCGAGGGCCGCGTCGCGACGACGCCGGAGGAGGCGGTCGCGGCGGTCGGTCCGCTCGTCGAGGCGGGCGGCTCCAGCGTCGTCGTCGTCAAGTCCCAAATCCACGCCGGCGGGCGCGGCAAGGGCCGCTTCCTCGAGCACCCCGACGTCGCCGGCGTCAACGTCGTCACCGACGGCATCGAGGGGGGCGTCCCGTCGGCCGAGGCGAAGGTCCGCGCGTTGGCGGAGACGATGCTCGGCTCGACGCTGGTGACGGTGCAGACCGGCGAGGCCGGCACGCCCGTCCGGCGCCTGTACGTCGAGCAGGGCGTCGCCATCGCCCGGGAGCTGTACCTCTCGGTCCTCCTCGACCGCGCGACCGGCCGGAACCTGATGATGGCGTCGACGGAGGGCGGCACCGAAATCGAGGAGGTCGCCGACGCGACCCCCGAGAAGATCCTGCGCGAAACGATCGATCCGGCGGTCGGCCTGGCCGACTTCCAGGCCCGACGCCTCGCGCTGGCGCTCGGCCTGCAGGGCGACGCGGCGAAGAACGGGATGGCGTTCATGAAGGCGCTCGCGGCGTTCGCCGCGGAGATGGACACCGACCTCGTGGAGATCAACCCCCTCGTCGTCACGGAGGACGACCGGGTGTTGGCGCTCGACGGGAAGATGGGGTTCGACGACAACGCGCTGTTCCGCCACCCCGACGTCGCCGCGCTCCGCGACGAGGACGAGGAGGACCCCGCGGAACGCGAAGCGGGCGCCTACGGCCTGAGTTTCATCAAGCTCGACGGCAGCATCGGGTGCCTCGTGAACGGCGCCGGGCTGGCGATGGCGACGATGGACACCATCCAGCAGGTCGGCGGCGAGCCGGCGAACTTCCTGGACGTCGGGGGCGGCGCGACGACGGAGAACGTCACCGCCGCGTTCAAGATCATCACGCGCGACCCGAACGTCAAGGGGATCTTCGTCAACATCTTCGGAGGCATCATGAAGTGCGACGTCATCGCCGAGGGCGTCGTCGAGGCGGTCCGGCAGGTCGGTCTCGACGTGCCCCTCGTCGTGCGCTTGGAGGGAACGAACGTGGAGCTCGGGAAACGGATCATCGACGCCTCCGACCTGGACGTCGTGAGTGCGGAGGACATGAAGGACGGCGCCCAGAAGATCGTGGAGGCGGCCCGATGAGCGTGCTCGTGGGG
It contains:
- the sucC gene encoding ADP-forming succinate--CoA ligase subunit beta encodes the protein MKIHEYQAKRLMAERGLAVPEGRVATTPEEAVAAVGPLVEAGGSSVVVVKSQIHAGGRGKGRFLEHPDVAGVNVVTDGIEGGVPSAEAKVRALAETMLGSTLVTVQTGEAGTPVRRLYVEQGVAIARELYLSVLLDRATGRNLMMASTEGGTEIEEVADATPEKILRETIDPAVGLADFQARRLALALGLQGDAAKNGMAFMKALAAFAAEMDTDLVEINPLVVTEDDRVLALDGKMGFDDNALFRHPDVAALRDEDEEDPAEREAGAYGLSFIKLDGSIGCLVNGAGLAMATMDTIQQVGGEPANFLDVGGGATTENVTAAFKIITRDPNVKGIFVNIFGGIMKCDVIAEGVVEAVRQVGLDVPLVVRLEGTNVELGKRIIDASDLDVVSAEDMKDGAQKIVEAAR